GCACTTTCTGCACATTGGTACGGGTTACCAACAGAATCAGGCCGCCAAAGGCTAGCATCATCATCTGGATAATAACGGACATTGGAATGGCCTTGGCACTGTCACCGATAGTGCGAATTTCAGGCACCATGGCGACAACCACAATCGATACCAACGCCAGGATAAACAGCAATACCGCATGCTTGGCGGACGTCGGCAGCTTCTCGTCCAGTGAGGTCGCCGTGGTGTGTAGGATTTTATCTTTCCATAGCGGATCACGCAGGCGACGCTGGTACTCCAGATCCTCGGTCAGATCGGCACCGCGTCGCAAGCTGTATAGTGACAGTAAGAAGGTACCCAGCAAGGTTGATGGCACAGTCACCATCAGGATGGTCAACAGGTGGATGCTTTCCTGAACACCAGACAACTGGGCGAGGTAGTACACCACGGCTGCCGAAATTGGACTGGCGGTGATGGCTAGCTGGGAAGCAACAGAAGACGCTGCCATCGGCCGTTCGGGGCGAATGCCGTTCTTGAGCGCCACATCACCGATAATCGGCATGATGGAATAAACCGCATGGCCGGTACCCAACATAAACGTCATGGTGTAAGTGACCAGTGGGCCAAGGAAAGTAACGCGCTTAGGGTTGCTGCGCAGAATACGCTCGGCAACTTGCAGCATGTATTTGAGGCCGCCAGCCGCTTCCAGAATAGATGCACAGGTCACAACGGCCAGGATAATCAACATAACGGTGATCGGCGGAGAGGTCGGCGGCATCCTGAAAATAAAGACTTCAACCAGCAGGCCTAACCCCGAAACCACCCCCAAGCCAATGCCCCCAAAACGGCTACCAGCGTAGAGCACCAATAGGAGAAATAAAAACTCCAAGTACAGCATATTCGCTATCTCCCTATATCGAAATATTTACCCCATAAGAGGTAGTTAGATGAAATTGGAGGCATAATGGCAGCGTATGGCTCGCAGCTAATTGATGAGTATCAATTTACGCAAGTTCTTTCTTGTGGGTAATTTGAACTGTGAAAGGCAGCATAGAAATGCTGTATGCTAAGCGATAGCTAGCTACAGAAACCGCACTAATGACAAACCAGATATTAACCAAGATGCTACACTTTTATCGCAGCACAGCGAAAAAATGGCTGCCAAGGCAATTAGTTATACCCTAGACAGCCATCAAGTTGATTTCTGTTAGCGTCTATTGTTCATCGGCTCGCCAGCGGTACGGACTGCTGCGGACATTCAGAGACATGGCATAAATTGGCATCAATATCCTGGTTACCTAACAACCGAAGCCACAAGTTAGGGATTTGGGCCAGCCTGCCCCTCGGGCTTTCGACCCTAACGGGCTCAATACTTGTCCAACCGTTGCTATTTTCTGCCAATGCGAACTGGAAAGCCAACTGCTCCCCCATCCCCATTCTCAAAACCGATGCCACGATTTGAGACTGGCGCTGCTCGTACTTGATGAACCCACCCGCGAAACGCTCCAGCATCTGTTGATGCTCTGAACCCAGTTGCTCCGGCCATGCGCCCAAGGTTTTTTGCAGAAAATCAATCTCGGTATCACCATCCAATATCGACGACAGCCCCTCGAAGTAGTGATTTTCTCCCTTTACTACGACTCGCCAAAGTACGGTGTTAAATGGTGTCGGGGTTATAAAGACCGGCTGCCCGGCAAGCGGCGTCCCCGCCAGTTGCTGCTCCACCCTGCTGTCAATCACACTCATCGCGCTCACCGACCAAACGATATACAAGGATGAAACCGCAAGCCCAGCGGTGCAGAGCTTGGCAATACGATCTCGCCACAGCAGGCTTGCCAGCAGTACCAGCAGCAGAGGTACCGTGTAGAGCGGATCGATAATAAACAAGCTAGGAATAGCGATCGGGGCATTGATTGGCCAAAACAACTGGGTGCCGTATGCGGTAAATGAATCGAGCAACGGATGAGTGACCAAGCAGGCTGCGACCAATAGCCATAGGTGAGTGAAGCTGAACCGGGTTGGTCGCCATGCCTGCCATAACCAGCTGAGTAAAAATGAAAACGGAATGAGCACGAACAGCGAGTGGCTGAATCCCCGGTGTTTCACCATATCAGACACAGGATCACCGTAGCTGATCAAGACATCAAGATCCGGTAGCGTGCCCAAAGCAGCACCAGCCAACAACACCTTCGGCGTACACTTCCTTCCTGCCACCGCACCGGCGACCGCCGCCCCCAGTGCGGCTTGTGTTACTGAATCCACAATAATTCCTTATCCGAACCTGAACCGGCAAATCAGCCGTTTTAATCGTTAAGACCGCCACCTTAACAGAGCCATCAATAGATACGCAATTTATTACGATTATGTTTTCAAATTGATCTTTTCCTGGGTAAAAACTGGCGACAGCTCGCAGATCACACATCAAATTTTCGCTACGGTAAATCAGGCAACACCCATCAACTTTGAATAAAAGGAAGATGCAATGCCAACAAAAGTCTCGGAATACATGACTCGCAAAGTTATCACCACCTCACCGGAAACCGGCCTCAGAGAAGCCTTTTTCTTGATGCGTGACGAAAACATCCGCCATTTACCCGTGGTCAATAACGAAGGGCAACTGGTTGGGATCGTGAGCGACAGGGAGCTTCGCCGCCCGGGCTGGGTTGATGAATCCCCAGAAATCGGCCACGAATACCATCTAACGGATGAGTGGCATATACGTGATGTGATGATCCGGGACATCGTCCATGTCCGCACCTACGATACCCTCACCAAAGCGATCAGCACGGTACTGGACTTTCAAGTTGGCGCAGCGCCGGTATTGGATAAGACAGGACAGCTGGTCGGCATGCTATCGGCCATTGACCTATTGATGGCTTTTCAAGATGTGTTAGAAAGCCAGAAATCTGCGAAGAAGAGAAAGCAGACCGCTTGAGCTAAGACGGCCGGTTGGGCGGCCAGCCACCACTAATAAAAAAAGGCCACAGATGTGGCCTTTTAAGTGTTTAGCGATTCCCTCGGGCAGTCCGGATAACTTAGTTGAACAGCCCCTTGAGCAATTTATCCGCGGCTTTCTTGATATCATCATCCTTGGCCTTGTCGCCCAGGAGTTTTTCAAGTCCGCGTTCCACCTCACGCTGTGCCTTTTGCTCCAGCTCATTATTCTGCTTGAGCAGTTGGGCCAGATTGAGCGAGAACGTCGGCTCGCTCCAATTACCTTTGACGTCAATCGGCACCGTCAGATCAGCCACCTCATCAATATCTTTGCCGCCCTGCCCCTTGCTTGTGGCAACCACAGAGGTATTGACCGCAAAGTCGATAGTTTCGTTGACCAGGCTGGTCGAGCCCTGACCGTTGATACGCAGCAACGGTGAGTCGATATCCAGGTTATTGGTCGAAGCGACACCTTTGCCCAAGTTGATAGTCGAAGACATTGACGAGAAATCCGTTTTCTTCTCTTCTTTGACGTATTCCGCCTTTTGCCCCTTCAGCGTTGCGCGGGCTTCGCGGATCATCTCCGGGATGTTGACGCCATAAATGGCACCATCAGCAAAGCGGATGTCCACCGTACCGGCAATGTTCTCACGGATACGTTTTTCAGCCAGACCAGTACCTAACACATTAACCGTGATATCGCCGCTGCCGGCCAAGGTGTCATTCTGTGCCACATCCACCAGCAGAGGTTGAACTTGTACGCCTTTGATCTGGTTGGTTACACGGTAGGTTGGTCGCTTCCCAGTCGCATCGATTGTGGCTGTGCTATGAATCGTGCCTTGGTAAAGCTTGGCATCAAGACTGCTCAGTTCAAACACACCATTTTTCACCGTCATCGCCAGCGTCACATCACTCATGTGGGCATTGGCGGCTTTGAACTGGCCAACAGCAAGTTTACCGGCCAGATCAAGCGTGTTCAGCACACTCAGATCTGGCTCTTTGTCTGTGTCCCTCTCACTGTCAGCACCTGCACTCGCTCCGACTGTACCTGCTTGGTTCGGATCTTCACCTTGCTGAGATGAAGCACTCTCATTGCCTGTACCAAGGAAAGCATCGACATCGATGTTGTCGGAAGACAAATCAAAACGGATCACCGGAATATCTGCCGACTGAAAGGAAGCATTACCCGCCACCGCCACTTCATCGACTGTCGCCTTCAACGAAGGCAGCTCAGCCAGTCCTTTTTCCAGATAGTACTTGGCATCGGCTTCCAGGCCAATCTTCAGCTCGGGGCGCGGCAAGCTGGCGCCTTCTACATCAGCACTCACCTTGGCCGCTTTCAAATCAATGGTTTTAACCGCCTCATCCACCATCAGCTGGGTAGCCCCCTGGGTGGTGAAGCTCAAATCCGGCACCTGGCCTTCAATGGAAAACTCAATCGTCGACCATTCACCCAGCTTGAAACTGTCCAGTGAGATGTTGGCATTGCGGATATCATTGACCGCATCCTTGGCGCTGGCCTTGAAAGACAGTGCTTTGAACTCAGCACCATCGAGCGCCTTAGCGATCAGCAGCTCCGTTTTCCCTTCGGCGTCAAAACGCAACTCTCCAGCGCTGCCAACTATATCGAACGTCGCGGCCGTCCATTCACCCGGGGCAAATTTCGCGAGGGAAAAATCAAAACGCTGAACCTCAGTTTGACTACCCGCTTGGTCGTCAATAATCAACGCACTGGCATGGTTAATATCAACACCGGCCAAGCTGATCTGCCAAACCGGTTGCTCGCCTTGCGGCGCCGGCTGTTCAGTCTCTACGGTTGATGGTTCGGCTGCCGGTTGTTCAGCATCAGCGCCTGACTGAGCTTGCCCCGACAGACCATCGAGATTGCTGACACCATTTTCAAGGGTTTGAATAAACACTCGTCCCCCCTGCAAACTCACATTGCCAATTTCCAGTTGCTGGGAAAACAGCGGCATGACAGAAACGGAAAGCTCTGCCTGATCAAACTGGGCCAGATTCGGCTCGGCAAACCCTGGTGGATTTCTCAATTCGGTCTTACCAATATCAAATCCAATGCTTGGGAAAAAGCGCCAGCTGATATCACCGTCGATCACCAAGTCGCGCCCGGTCGCTTTATTCACCTGCTCAGCAATCACCGGCTTGAACTGGTTCGGATCAACCAGCGCTAACAAAGCTGCGATGCCGATAACAGCAACCACAACAACCGCAACCAATGCCATTATTATTTTTTTCATTACATCCCCATCTTTTCATCCATGCTCATCAATCGAGCCCAGCGCAAAGTAACCAGAGCTCATTGTGGCATATAGCCAAGTGACTTCAAGTACATAGAGTATATTCCAGCACTAAGGTTCCTTTGTATTCTGCAGGTAAAAAAATAGGCAGCGTAATGCTGCCTATTCACAATCAGTTACCGGCGCGGACGTTATGCGCGCAACAGTTTACCAATGTGGGCTTTTAGTACGTCAATCGCGATACGGTTCTTACCACCGCGAGGAACGATGATGTCCGCGTATTGCTTCGAAGGCTCGATAAACTGCATGAACATCGGGCGAACGGTTTTCTGGTACTGCTCAAGTACCGACTCCATGGTACGGTCACGCTCGGCAACATCGCGCTGCAGGCGACGAAGCAGACAAATATCAAGTGGCGTATCCATGAAAACACTCGCATGCATAATGTCACGCAGGCGCGGATCAGTCAGCAACAGGATGCCTTCCAGGATGATCACTTTCTTCGGTGTCATCGTGGTGGTTTCAGCCATACGCGTGTGCTCGCTGTAGCTGTACTGAGGCACTTCCACCGCTTCACCGCGGATCAACTGCTCAAGATGGTCACAAAGAAGGTCGTGATCCAAGGCATTTGGGTGGTCGTAATTAGTCTTTACCCTTTCATCCATGCTTAGGTGGCTTTGATCGTTGTAGTAGCAATCTTCCGTGATAACACCGATCTGATGATCGCCTACTTTTTCTTTTAGCTCTTTATAAACTGTGCTGGCAATCAGACTTTTACCGGATGCAGAGGCCCCTGCAATACCGATAATAACGCATTGGTGAGAGTGTTCAGACATATCAGAAAGCACCTGTAAAACAACGTGGCGTAGTGGACAAACCGTAATAAGCAGAACATTTCCTACCACTCACTGTGTCAGGAAATGACTTAAATAGGGCGTAAATAAACCGCCTGATTATAGGCAGATGTAGGGGCAGATGCCAGTAAAAAAGCGGCATCCGCCTCATTTGCTCAGAAACTCTGCAAGATGGACCAGAGCAATGGTTTACATTGTACGAATTGTGATCTGCTCAGCGACAGGGGTGCCCTGCCAAAACAACCGACTCGCCACCGAACCGGCCAACTGGATATAAGCCTGAGCCTGTTCCGAGTCTGGGGATGCCGCCACGGTCGGCTTGCCATTATCGATATCTTCACGGATTTTTATATGCAGTGGCAACTGGGCTAACAGCGGGACGGCATATTCCTGCGCCATACGCTCGGCACCACCGGTCCCGAAGAGAGGCTCGTGGTGACCACAATTACTGCAGATGTGATAGCTCATATTCTCAACCACGCCCAGCACCGGGACATCGACCTTGTTGAACATACAGACCCCCTTAATGGCATCAGCCAGCGCCAGATCTTGTGGGGTAGTGACCACTATCGCCCCGGTAACTGGAATTTGCTGCGCCAATGTGAGCTGAATGTCACCGGTACCCGGCGGCATGTCAATCACCAGGTAATCAAGATCCGGCCACCAGGTCTCGGCAATGATCTGAGATAGCGCCTTCGAGGCCATCGGGCCACGCCAAATGGTCGCACTGTCTGCTGGCACCAAATACCCCACCGAGTTGGTAAACAGGCCACATGACTCGATCGGCATCATCATTTTGCCGTCCGGAGACTGCGGCTTCTCATCGACCGTCCCCAGCATCATAGGCACCGACGGACCATAGATATCGGCATCCAGCAAACCTACTTTGGCCCCTTGCGCCTGTAAACCTAGTGCAAGGTTAACCGACGTGGTCGATTTGCCCACCCCGCCTTTGGCCGAGCTCACCACAATAATGTTCTTTACCCCTTTGAGCGGTTGCTTGTCGCCTGACGCCAACGGGGCCACCCGGCAGCCAATCTCAAACTGGGTATCGCTGGCAATGTGGTGGAGCTGTTGCTGGGTGATGATCCACTGTTCGAGTAATTCGGCAACCACGCCTGCGGCAAAGGGAAAGTTCACCGAAATCTTACCGTCGGCCGACACCGATACCACATTCGTCGTCTCGGCCCACTCTTCATGCAGCCAAGGATGTTCAAATTGGTTCAGCCAACGGCAAATATCTGCCACGCTTTCGAAACGAGTAATTGAGTCACTGCTCATGATCTTTTAGCGCTCCACATTTATTGTTTACCTACATCCTAACACTGATGATTATTTAACGCCCCATTTTACCGTGTTTTACCGCAGATCCTCCTAGGCAAGGTGCTATCCATCAGGTACTATTCAAGGCTACGTTTTTATTACCCATCACGAGCGAAATAAGACATTATGGCTGCAAATCCAAGAAAAATTCTGGTGACCTGCGCCCTACCGTACGCTAACGGTTCTATCCACTTGGGTCACATGCTTGAGCATGTACAAGCGGATATCTGGGTGCGCTATCAGCGCCTTCGTGGCAACGAAGTTCATTTCATCTGTGCAGACGATGCACACGGTACTCCAATCATGCTTAAGGCCCAGCAGATGGGTATGGAACCTGAGCAGATGATTGCCGAAGTGAGCAAAGAGCACCAGGCTGACTTTGCTGGCTTCGATATCAGCTTCGACAACTACCACAGCACGCACTCTGAAGAAAACCGCGAGCTGGCATCGTTCGTCTACACCCAGCTGAAAGAAAACGGCTTCATCACCAACCGTACGATTTCTCAGCTGTTCGACCCGGAAAAAGAAATGTTCCTACCGGACCGTTTCGTAAAAGGTACTTGCCCTAAGTGTAAGTCTGACGACCAGTACGGCGACAACTGTGACAACTGTGGCGAAACCTACAGCCCGACCGAGTTGATCAACCCGAAATCTGCTGTTTCTGGTGCAACACCGGTAATGAAAGATTCTGAGCACTTCTTCTTCGACCTGCCTCAATTCGAAGGCATGCTCAAAGAGTGGACCAAGTCGGGTGCCCTGCAGGACGAAACCGCCAACAAGATGCAGGAGTGGTTCGAGTCTGGCCTACAGCAGTGGGACATCTCTCGTGACGCCCCTTACTTCGGTTTTGAAATCCCGGGCGAGACTGGCAAGTACTTCTACGTATGGCTGGACGCACCTATCGGCTACATGGGCTCATTCAAGAACCTATGTGACAAGCGCGATGACCTGAACTTCGACGAGTTCTGGAACAAAGACAGCTCAACCGAACTTTACCACTTCATCGGTAAAGACATCGTATACTTCCACAGCCTATTCTGGCCGGCAATGCTGGAAGGTGCGGGTTTCCGTAAGCCGAACAACGTCTTCGTTCACGGCTACGTCACCGTAAACGGTGCTAAGATGTCTAAGTCCAAAGGTACCTTCATCAAAGCCGGTACTTACCTAGAGCACCTAGATCCAGAATGCCTACGCTACTACTACGCAGCGAAGCTGAACAGCCGTATCGATGATCTGGATCTTAACCTTGAAGACTTCACCCAGCGCGTAAACAGCGACGTAGTCAACAAGATTGTTAACCTAGCGTCTCGCAACGCAGGCTTCATCGCCAAGCGCTTCGACGGCAAGCTGTCTGACAACTTTGCCGAGCCTGAGCTATACGCTGAGTTTGTTGCAGCGGCTGATCGCATCGCAGAGCTTTACGAAACGCGTGAATTCAGCCGTGCTATTCGTGAAATCACTGCACTAGCTGACAAAGCCAACCAGTACGTTGACGAAAAAGCCCCTTGGGTTGTGGCTAAGCAAGAAGGCAAAGACCAGGAACTACAGGAAATCTGCTCGGTGGGTATCAACCTGTTCCGCGTTCTGATGACGTACCTGAAACCTGTAATGCCTCAGCTGGCTGAGCGTACAGAAGGCTTCCTGAACGAGACGCTGACTTGGGATGGCATTGCCCAGCCGCTAACTGGCCACGAAGTGACTAAGTTCAAGGCGCTGTTCAACCGCATCGATGCCAAGAAAGTTGAAGCTATGGTTGAATCTTCAAAAGAAGATGCAGCTGCAGAAATGGCAGCAAAAGAAAAAGCAGAAGCGGCAAAGACTGAAACTGAGCTAAGCAAAGAGCCTATCGCAGACGAAATCGAATTCGATGATTTTGCCAAGGTTGACCTGCGTATTGCTAAGATCGTGTCTTGCGAATCTGTGCCAAAGGCGAACAAGCTACTGAAGCTTGAACTAGACCTAGGCGGCGAAACTCGCCAGGTATTTGCTGGTATCAAGTCGGCTTACAGCCCTGAAGACCTGATCGGTAAGCACACGGTGATGGTGGCCAACCTGAAGCCGCGCAAGATGAAGTTCGGCATGTCTGAAGGTATGGTGCTGGCAGCTGGCCCTGGTGGCGAAGATCTGTGGATCCTTGAGCCGCACGAAGGTGCCAAGCCAGGTATGCGCGTCATGTAAACCGCCGGTCTTAACAGACACTAAAATCTAAACCAGCTCACTTGAGCTGGTTTTTTTATATCTGGCGCAGGCTAGATTTTTATTTCTGCGACGGATAACAAGGCAAAGCAATTTATAATTAACTCACTTTACGGATAAAGCTGACTGCGAGCAGGACATTTTCACCTTCATTGTTCACCCAAGAGGGATGCACGTTGAACCGCGATGATAATGAAAACCTAAAGCAAACACTCTCTAGTGCGTTTACTGCTTCATTGATCCGCTTCTCCGTAATCGCATTTATTGTCTTGGTATGCTTTTGGGCATTCTTACCCTTTCTGCCGATTTTAATGTGGGCGCTGGTGCTTGCGATTGCGCTATACCCTGCCCGAGTGTTTCTGGAAGCAAAGCTGGGTTGGTCTGCTACTCGTATCGCAACACTCATCGCGATCATTGGTGTGCTATTGCTAGGCATCCCCACAGCCATGGTCGGTAACTCTTTTGCATCTAAAATATTTGGCGCCTATGAATCCTATGAAGCTGGAGCTATGGTTGTTCCTCCCCCATCTGATAGCGTCAAAGAGTGGCCTCTAGTCGGTGAAAAGATGCATGGGGCTTGGAGAGAGGCCGCTGCTGATTTACCCCGCTTCATTGAAAAACGTCAACCGCAGCTAAAAAGCTTATCCAGTTGGTTTGTCGAAAGGGCAAGTGGTGCCGCACAAAGCGTGTTCCTAATGATTGGGGCTATTATTATCGCAGGTATTATGCTTGCCTGGGCCGAGCCGGCCACCCGCTCGATGCGGCGGATTTTCATTAGTTTTTCCAACAACGAGTTAGGCCCGGAGTTACATCAACTCACCACAGCGACACTTAGACAAGTTGCCATAGGAGTCATCGGTATTGCCTTCCTTACTGCCATGGTCTTTGGTGCGACCGTTGCACTTGCTGGTGTACCCGCAGCAGCGTTATTTACCTTGGTGGCTTTGATGTTTGCCATCATGCAGCTACCCGTCACCATTGTTGCTCTTATCGCTGTTGGGCTACTGTGGTCAAGCGGCGAAACCTCTCCCCTGCACAACACAATATTTTCAATCTTAATCATTGCCGCTAGCCTGGTAGACAACTTCCTTAAACCAATGATCCTCGGCAGAGGGCTGGACGTCCCGATGCCGGTCGTCTTGATTGGGGCGGTTGGCGGCATGATGTCTGGTGGTATTCTGGGGATGTTTATCGGTGCAGCTTTCCTTTCTGCTGGATATCAGGTGTTCATGAAATGGGTGGATTCAGAAAGCGATAGCGCTATAACTGACACAAAAAGCAACCAGCGCAATAGTAATGAATCGAATTCCTAGCACTTCAACGACACATCATTTTGTCAGTGCAAAACCTATTGCCTCGCCCAAAGGCGTTATTTGTCCAAAAAACCATCAAGTAAAGAATTTCAGCCCCGCCCATTTCATTAACTTTTTTTACATGTGTTAAATGACAAAACATTGGTGATATCTAATTTTTCAGTTTTGAAAACTGCCAAGCAGATCGCAAAAAGAAAAAACAATTACTGCTAGGCATTTTCACATCGATATTCGCATGGAAAATTAAAACCTATCAAATCATAAGCTTAACCCAAAAGCCTTGATATAACATCTGTGTCGCCCTCACCGATACCCATGATTAATCCGATAGATAGGTTCGAATATCCCGATGTGACAGAAATCATCTGTTACAATTTGACATCAACTGAAACAACAGTTTTGTACCAAATGATCTACATGAGCATAACCTAGGTAACTGTGCTTTGGATTTTCTTCCTGCCTTGGATAGGCAGGTAGTTCCCAAGCGGGCTAAAAAATGAGCGCAAATAGTTTATAGCTCTCATTGAAACACTCATCCCTCAGGCAGCTAACAAGGTATTGTGATGCCACAGAGTCTATTACGTTACACCAACATACTCAGTATCGTTGGTGATTTGATCAGGGTAGAAGTACCCAATCTCTCCTCGAGCAATGCAAAGGCCAAGTATGGCGATCTTGCGATGATTGAGCAAAACGGTGAAAACTACTCGCTTGCCCAGATCATCAAAATCGATAACGAAGAAGTCTCCCTTCAGGTTTTTGCCGGCTGTAAAGGTCTATCGACCAATGCTGCCGTTTGCTTCCTCGACCAACCGATGCAGGTCACCTATTCACCAAACATTTTAGGTCGCATCTTCAACGG
This Photobacterium gaetbulicola Gung47 DNA region includes the following protein-coding sequences:
- a CDS encoding hypothetical protein (COG1988) → MDSVTQAALGAAVAGAVAGRKCTPKVLLAGAALGTLPDLDVLISYGDPVSDMVKHRGFSHSLFVLIPFSFLLSWLWQAWRPTRFSFTHLWLLVAACLVTHPLLDSFTAYGTQLFWPINAPIAIPSLFIIDPLYTVPLLLVLLASLLWRDRIAKLCTAGLAVSSLYIVWSVSAMSVIDSRVEQQLAGTPLAGQPVFITPTPFNTVLWRVVVKGENHYFEGLSSILDGDTEIDFLQKTLGAWPEQLGSEHQQMLERFAGGFIKYEQRQSQIVASVLRMGMGEQLAFQFALAENSNGWTSIEPVRVESPRGRLAQIPNLWLRLLGNQDIDANLCHVSECPQQSVPLASR
- a CDS encoding permease (COG0628) yields the protein MWALVLAIALYPARVFLEAKLGWSATRIATLIAIIGVLLLGIPTAMVGNSFASKIFGAYESYEAGAMVVPPPSDSVKEWPLVGEKMHGAWREAAADLPRFIEKRQPQLKSLSSWFVERASGAAQSVFLMIGAIIIAGIMLAWAEPATRSMRRIFISFSNNELGPELHQLTTATLRQVAIGVIGIAFLTAMVFGATVALAGVPAAALFTLVALMFAIMQLPVTIVALIAVGLLWSSGETSPLHNTIFSILIIAASLVDNFLKPMILGRGLDVPMPVVLIGAVGGMMSGGILGMFIGAAFLSAGYQVFMKWVDSESDSAITDTKSNQRNSNESNS
- a CDS encoding methionyl-tRNA synthetase (COG0073,COG0143) codes for the protein MAANPRKILVTCALPYANGSIHLGHMLEHVQADIWVRYQRLRGNEVHFICADDAHGTPIMLKAQQMGMEPEQMIAEVSKEHQADFAGFDISFDNYHSTHSEENRELASFVYTQLKENGFITNRTISQLFDPEKEMFLPDRFVKGTCPKCKSDDQYGDNCDNCGETYSPTELINPKSAVSGATPVMKDSEHFFFDLPQFEGMLKEWTKSGALQDETANKMQEWFESGLQQWDISRDAPYFGFEIPGETGKYFYVWLDAPIGYMGSFKNLCDKRDDLNFDEFWNKDSSTELYHFIGKDIVYFHSLFWPAMLEGAGFRKPNNVFVHGYVTVNGAKMSKSKGTFIKAGTYLEHLDPECLRYYYAAKLNSRIDDLDLNLEDFTQRVNSDVVNKIVNLASRNAGFIAKRFDGKLSDNFAEPELYAEFVAAADRIAELYETREFSRAIREITALADKANQYVDEKAPWVVAKQEGKDQELQEICSVGINLFRVLMTYLKPVMPQLAERTEGFLNETLTWDGIAQPLTGHEVTKFKALFNRIDAKKVEAMVESSKEDAAAEMAAKEKAEAAKTETELSKEPIADEIEFDDFAKVDLRIAKIVSCESVPKANKLLKLELDLGGETRQVFAGIKSAYSPEDLIGKHTVMVANLKPRKMKFGMSEGMVLAAGPGGEDLWILEPHEGAKPGMRVM
- a CDS encoding ATP-binding protein (COG0489); amino-acid sequence: MSSDSITRFESVADICRWLNQFEHPWLHEEWAETTNVVSVSADGKISVNFPFAAGVVAELLEQWIITQQQLHHIASDTQFEIGCRVAPLASGDKQPLKGVKNIIVVSSAKGGVGKSTTSVNLALGLQAQGAKVGLLDADIYGPSVPMMLGTVDEKPQSPDGKMMMPIESCGLFTNSVGYLVPADSATIWRGPMASKALSQIIAETWWPDLDYLVIDMPPGTGDIQLTLAQQIPVTGAIVVTTPQDLALADAIKGVCMFNKVDVPVLGVVENMSYHICSNCGHHEPLFGTGGAERMAQEYAVPLLAQLPLHIKIREDIDNGKPTVAASPDSEQAQAYIQLAGSVASRLFWQGTPVAEQITIRTM
- a CDS encoding anaerobic C4-dicarboxylate transporter (COG2704) — encoded protein: MLYLEFLFLLLVLYAGSRFGGIGLGVVSGLGLLVEVFIFRMPPTSPPITVMLIILAVVTCASILEAAGGLKYMLQVAERILRSNPKRVTFLGPLVTYTMTFMLGTGHAVYSIMPIIGDVALKNGIRPERPMAASSVASQLAITASPISAAVVYYLAQLSGVQESIHLLTILMVTVPSTLLGTFLLSLYSLRRGADLTEDLEYQRRLRDPLWKDKILHTTATSLDEKLPTSAKHAVLLFILALVSIVVVAMVPEIRTIGDSAKAIPMSVIIQMMMLAFGGLILLVTRTNVQKVPEGVVFKSGMVAAIAIFGIAWMSDTYFQYAMPSFKTGITEMVQDYPWTFALALFIVSVVVNSQAATARMMLPVGMAMGLNPALLIGLMPATYGYFFIPNYPSDIATCNFDVTGTTKIGKWYFNHSFMVPGLIGVVSACAFGYTIAQVIV
- a CDS encoding uridine kinase (COG0572), with the translated sequence MSEHSHQCVIIGIAGASASGKSLIASTVYKELKEKVGDHQIGVITEDCYYNDQSHLSMDERVKTNYDHPNALDHDLLCDHLEQLIRGEAVEVPQYSYSEHTRMAETTTMTPKKVIILEGILLLTDPRLRDIMHASVFMDTPLDICLLRRLQRDVAERDRTMESVLEQYQKTVRPMFMQFIEPSKQYADIIVPRGGKNRIAIDVLKAHIGKLLRA
- a CDS encoding AsmA protein (COG2982) produces the protein MKKIIMALVAVVVVAVIGIAALLALVDPNQFKPVIAEQVNKATGRDLVIDGDISWRFFPSIGFDIGKTELRNPPGFAEPNLAQFDQAELSVSVMPLFSQQLEIGNVSLQGGRVFIQTLENGVSNLDGLSGQAQSGADAEQPAAEPSTVETEQPAPQGEQPVWQISLAGVDINHASALIIDDQAGSQTEVQRFDFSLAKFAPGEWTAATFDIVGSAGELRFDAEGKTELLIAKALDGAEFKALSFKASAKDAVNDIRNANISLDSFKLGEWSTIEFSIEGQVPDLSFTTQGATQLMVDEAVKTIDLKAAKVSADVEGASLPRPELKIGLEADAKYYLEKGLAELPSLKATVDEVAVAGNASFQSADIPVIRFDLSSDNIDVDAFLGTGNESASSQQGEDPNQAGTVGASAGADSERDTDKEPDLSVLNTLDLAGKLAVGQFKAANAHMSDVTLAMTVKNGVFELSSLDAKLYQGTIHSTATIDATGKRPTYRVTNQIKGVQVQPLLVDVAQNDTLAGSGDITVNVLGTGLAEKRIRENIAGTVDIRFADGAIYGVNIPEMIREARATLKGQKAEYVKEEKKTDFSSMSSTINLGKGVASTNNLDIDSPLLRINGQGSTSLVNETIDFAVNTSVVATSKGQGGKDIDEVADLTVPIDVKGNWSEPTFSLNLAQLLKQNNELEQKAQREVERGLEKLLGDKAKDDDIKKAADKLLKGLFN
- a CDS encoding hypothetical protein (COG0517) produces the protein MPTKVSEYMTRKVITTSPETGLREAFFLMRDENIRHLPVVNNEGQLVGIVSDRELRRPGWVDESPEIGHEYHLTDEWHIRDVMIRDIVHVRTYDTLTKAISTVLDFQVGAAPVLDKTGQLVGMLSAIDLLMAFQDVLESQKSAKKRKQTA